From the genome of Bacteroidota bacterium, one region includes:
- a CDS encoding cytochrome C oxidase subunit IV family protein has translation MELTHAAEDVKKHVKVYITVFVTLLALTIITVTISYLNLSVVPAIIVALIIASIKGSLVASYFMHLISEKKLVYAALGLTVVFFLAIIFIPIVAMADRIH, from the coding sequence ATGGAACTGACACACGCCGCTGAAGATGTCAAAAAGCACGTCAAAGTGTACATCACCGTATTCGTGACGCTGCTTGCGTTGACGATCATTACCGTGACGATCTCGTATCTGAACCTGAGCGTCGTTCCCGCCATCATTGTGGCACTGATCATCGCTTCAATCAAAGGCTCTCTCGTCGCCAGCTATTTCATGCATCTCATTTCAGAAAAAAAACTGGTCTACGCAGCGCTGGGATTAACAGTTGTTTTCTTTCTGGCGATAATCTTTATCCCAATCGTTGCAATGGCAGATAGGATACATTGA
- a CDS encoding c-type cytochrome has product MFQKRSETPVENRNYSTFYVVFSGLLFLSTLWAVVDEVVVRRPWKTHQSEYYKLSEEKVAAQYADALAAVDSSAVAEITGRLAEAKKKMESREYLEAVKKQDDLQQKLADATRDWRFARSNSDAAYYEYQTALHEGRPTEKLKKKLDDIGVEIDKHAKEMDDIDKDIQSSNAEIAVFKDAADSLEAALKALYADANKLQAKLEGIKKSPIAIRQVLLNDFDKSNFGEVKARVDRCQTCHAGYADKNMADAPQPFTIHSNPDLLKIHNPERYGCSSCHRGQAFALTAGSAHGDEDPYWETPLLHGKDVYAGCISCHPSRQALKGAPYFSKAKQTFLESGCYGCHDIDGYANLPKIGPQLNSLPAKVKPEWVYRWIRNPKDYNLHTRMPNFKLSEEEAGAITAYLFSIGKESSFQFEHPRGSYAGGSAEKGKEHFETFGCKACHVIGDDERVRNARGSSYDIAPELTHAAGKLHPDWIFDWIKNPRHYNPTTKMPSLRLTDQEARDIVAYIMTMNDDRPKEAFNVDITSSEKIAQGAKLIREYGCFGCHEIKGMENANKVSVNLSDFGRKVVDQMDFGDTKVRHTWYDWVGNKLKNSRVFQTDRIVQKMPVFAFSDDEISELRTLLLGFRSDNPQMKYQEPATQRVADIDAGEKLTIRYGCINCHQLEDRGGYFSAILDDPTKGPPLITIEGAKVQEPWLQDFLKAPSPIRPWLKVRMPTFSLTEQEINIITKYFLGLSKLNLEMRDYAAFKPDPQMLGEGTKLFNEFQCIKCHQLGGAEIDPKSVAPNLELARNRLKPEWIVSWLTNPEAIQPGTMMPGYFPDGQSPMPDVLHGDAHKQMEALRDHLFTLGKKK; this is encoded by the coding sequence ATGTTCCAAAAGCGATCAGAGACGCCGGTTGAAAACAGGAATTATTCCACGTTCTACGTGGTGTTCAGCGGCCTCTTGTTCCTTTCGACTCTTTGGGCTGTCGTCGATGAAGTGGTGGTCCGCCGGCCGTGGAAAACGCATCAAAGCGAATATTACAAACTCAGCGAGGAAAAAGTTGCCGCTCAGTATGCAGACGCTCTCGCTGCCGTGGACAGTTCCGCCGTTGCCGAGATCACAGGTCGTCTTGCCGAAGCGAAGAAAAAGATGGAGAGCAGGGAATATCTCGAGGCGGTAAAGAAACAAGACGACCTTCAGCAAAAGCTGGCCGATGCCACACGCGATTGGAGGTTTGCGCGCAGCAATTCGGATGCCGCATACTACGAATATCAAACCGCTTTGCATGAAGGACGTCCTACGGAAAAGCTGAAGAAGAAATTGGACGATATCGGCGTCGAAATTGATAAACACGCCAAAGAAATGGACGACATCGATAAGGATATTCAGTCCAGTAATGCAGAGATCGCCGTGTTCAAGGATGCTGCGGACAGTCTCGAGGCTGCGTTGAAGGCTCTCTATGCCGACGCGAATAAACTGCAGGCAAAACTTGAAGGGATCAAAAAAAGTCCGATCGCAATCCGGCAAGTGCTGCTGAACGATTTTGACAAGTCGAATTTTGGCGAAGTGAAAGCGCGCGTTGACCGCTGTCAGACGTGTCATGCCGGCTACGCAGACAAGAATATGGCTGATGCTCCGCAGCCCTTCACGATCCATTCCAACCCCGACCTCCTGAAAATCCACAACCCGGAAAGATACGGATGCTCATCCTGTCATCGCGGACAGGCGTTTGCGTTGACCGCAGGCTCCGCACACGGAGACGAGGACCCTTATTGGGAAACACCCCTTTTGCACGGCAAGGACGTCTATGCGGGATGTATCTCCTGCCATCCAAGCCGGCAGGCGTTGAAGGGGGCCCCGTACTTCTCTAAAGCAAAGCAGACGTTTCTTGAATCTGGATGTTATGGGTGTCACGACATCGACGGTTATGCAAATCTTCCCAAGATCGGACCCCAACTCAATTCTCTTCCCGCCAAAGTAAAGCCGGAATGGGTGTACCGCTGGATTCGAAACCCAAAGGATTACAACCTTCATACACGCATGCCGAATTTCAAATTAAGCGAGGAAGAAGCAGGCGCGATCACTGCCTACTTGTTTAGCATCGGAAAGGAGAGCTCGTTTCAATTCGAACATCCTCGAGGCTCCTACGCGGGCGGGTCGGCGGAGAAGGGAAAAGAGCACTTCGAAACCTTCGGTTGTAAGGCGTGCCACGTTATCGGAGACGACGAGAGGGTGCGCAATGCGCGGGGGTCGAGTTACGATATCGCCCCCGAATTAACGCACGCTGCAGGCAAGCTGCATCCGGATTGGATCTTTGATTGGATCAAGAATCCGCGCCATTACAATCCGACGACAAAAATGCCGAGCCTGCGATTGACAGATCAGGAAGCCCGGGACATTGTCGCATACATCATGACGATGAACGATGACCGTCCGAAGGAAGCGTTCAATGTGGATATTACTTCGAGCGAAAAAATTGCTCAAGGCGCAAAATTGATCCGTGAGTACGGGTGCTTCGGATGCCATGAGATCAAAGGGATGGAAAATGCGAACAAGGTGAGCGTCAACCTCTCCGATTTCGGGAGAAAGGTCGTGGACCAGATGGATTTCGGGGACACAAAAGTCCGTCATACATGGTACGACTGGGTCGGCAACAAGCTGAAGAATTCGCGCGTGTTCCAGACGGACCGCATCGTTCAAAAAATGCCGGTGTTTGCTTTCTCCGATGATGAGATCAGCGAACTGCGGACTCTCCTGCTCGGCTTCCGCAGCGACAATCCGCAGATGAAATATCAGGAGCCGGCAACTCAGCGCGTTGCTGATATCGATGCCGGAGAGAAATTGACCATTCGTTACGGCTGCATCAATTGTCATCAGCTTGAGGATCGGGGAGGATACTTCAGCGCGATTCTCGACGACCCGACGAAAGGGCCTCCCTTGATCACGATCGAAGGCGCCAAGGTGCAGGAGCCGTGGCTGCAAGACTTTTTGAAGGCGCCGTCGCCTATCCGTCCTTGGCTGAAGGTGCGTATGCCGACATTCTCTCTTACGGAACAAGAGATCAACATCATCACAAAGTATTTTCTCGGCCTCTCGAAGCTGAACCTCGAAATGCGCGATTATGCGGCGTTCAAACCCGACCCGCAGATGCTCGGGGAAGGGACGAAACTGTTCAACGAGTTTCAATGCATCAAGTGCCACCAGCTTGGCGGAGCCGAGATCGATCCGAAGAGCGTCGCGCCGAATCTTGAGCTGGCGCGGAACCGATTGAAGCCGGAATGGATCGTTTCATGGTTGACGAACCCCGAAGCGATCCAGCCTGGAACGATGATGCCCGGATATTTCCCCGACGGGCAATCGCCGATGCCGGATGTGCTGCACGGAGATGCGCACAAACAAATGGAAGCTCTGCGCGACCATTTATTCACCCTTGGAAAGAAAAAATAG
- a CDS encoding cytochrome b N-terminal domain-containing protein, translated as MISPMEKFRKTEVYKSIFRHKYDDTPRNRALQIVDNVFLHLHPVRIARHATNVGYTWGMGGITFLLFLVLTLTGVILMFYYRPTAQYAYEDMKYLMNDVPFGPLIRNMHRWAAHAMVITVMLHMFRVFLTGSYKPPRQFNWVIGVVLLLLTFLLSFSGYLLPWDQLSIWAVTVGTNMARATPLLGSEGPFGAQLGMRPDADVRFVLLGGTQVGPPTLLRFYVGHCIFLPLIASIFMVVHFWRIRKDGGISGPDTGKKNF; from the coding sequence ATGATTAGCCCGATGGAAAAATTTCGTAAGACCGAAGTTTATAAATCCATCTTCCGACACAAATACGACGACACTCCCCGCAACCGCGCGCTGCAGATCGTCGACAACGTCTTTCTTCATCTGCATCCTGTCCGTATCGCTCGGCACGCGACGAACGTTGGCTACACGTGGGGGATGGGGGGGATCACGTTCCTGTTGTTTCTCGTCCTCACGCTGACCGGCGTTATCTTGATGTTCTACTACAGACCGACAGCGCAGTATGCGTACGAAGACATGAAATATTTGATGAACGATGTTCCGTTCGGTCCCCTGATCAGAAACATGCACCGCTGGGCAGCTCATGCGATGGTGATCACGGTGATGCTTCATATGTTCCGCGTTTTTCTCACCGGTTCGTACAAGCCTCCGAGGCAGTTCAATTGGGTGATCGGAGTTGTTCTTCTTCTTTTGACCTTTCTTCTCAGCTTTTCCGGATATTTGCTCCCGTGGGACCAGCTTTCAATCTGGGCGGTGACTGTCGGTACGAATATGGCGCGCGCCACTCCGCTGCTGGGGAGCGAAGGTCCATTCGGCGCGCAGCTGGGAATGCGGCCTGACGCGGACGTTCGGTTTGTTTTGCTCGGCGGAACCCAGGTTGGTCCCCCGACGCTTCTTCGTTTTTACGTCGGACATTGCATTTTTCTCCCTCTGATCGCGTCTATATTCATGGTCGTGCATTTTTGGCGCATCAGAAAAGACGGTGGGATCTCCGGGCCGGATACTGGAAAGAAGAATTTCTAA
- a CDS encoding Rieske 2Fe-2S domain-containing protein — protein MADELTPPLPAEEQPAPKPQPAAAAPAQITAIPIPKKPKQDRAPENDPGVWRMGRKSFLSFAGWLSFLGFLGISTVGSLRYMFPRVLFEPPTKFKAGLPSDYIIGEVNEKYKDSQRIWIVREKEGFYALIAICTHLGCTPNWLEDANKFKCPCHGSGYYKSGINFEGPTPRPLERAQITLNDDGEIVIDKSIKFRYELGQWGLPGSYLKYTG, from the coding sequence ATGGCAGATGAATTAACGCCTCCGTTGCCGGCCGAAGAGCAGCCTGCGCCGAAACCGCAACCTGCGGCAGCGGCGCCCGCACAGATCACGGCGATCCCTATTCCGAAGAAGCCAAAACAAGACCGGGCTCCGGAGAACGACCCCGGTGTCTGGCGGATGGGAAGAAAGAGCTTTCTTTCTTTCGCCGGTTGGCTCTCGTTTCTCGGTTTTCTCGGCATCTCGACTGTCGGCTCGCTTCGCTACATGTTCCCCCGTGTCTTGTTTGAACCTCCGACCAAATTCAAAGCAGGCCTTCCCAGCGACTACATCATCGGCGAAGTGAACGAAAAGTATAAGGATTCCCAGCGAATTTGGATCGTCAGAGAAAAGGAAGGCTTCTACGCGCTGATCGCTATCTGCACTCATTTAGGATGCACGCCGAACTGGCTTGAGGACGCAAACAAATTCAAGTGTCCGTGTCATGGAAGCGGCTACTACAAAAGTGGAATCAATTTTGAAGGTCCTACGCCGAGGCCGCTGGAGCGCGCGCAAATTACGCTTAATGATGACGGCGAGATAGTCATCGACAAGAGCATCAAGTTTCGCTATGAACTCGGTCAGTGGGGGCTCCCCGGATCGTACCTAAAATACACCGGTTGA
- a CDS encoding cytochrome C, producing the protein MKHLLELVSKPDNIPIVGLLLLVIFYSWLAWTKARKNDLAKTPEEAALDDKVQVWPYLVRVEFLAMLLVLFILVVWSVFINAPLEAPANPSLTPNPSKAPWYFLGLQELLVYFDPWIAGVVLPSIIIVGLMIIPYVDINEKGNGYYTFKDRKFAILTFCFGFLILWVSLIVLGTFMRGPGWNFFLPWEDWDLHKVVVLNNVDLSEYFGMPTHHPDNSLNIAASVFGFLFIAAFYGGLGGWHYMKFRNSDVVKKLGLGRYALVLGLFLTMMFVVLKIVLRLAPPFLGAYPIKYIWVTPWFNV; encoded by the coding sequence ATGAAACACCTCTTGGAACTCGTCAGCAAGCCGGACAATATTCCCATCGTCGGTTTGCTGCTGCTTGTGATCTTTTATTCGTGGCTTGCGTGGACGAAGGCGCGTAAGAACGACCTGGCCAAAACTCCCGAAGAGGCGGCGCTGGACGATAAGGTCCAGGTGTGGCCGTATCTTGTGCGCGTTGAATTTCTCGCGATGCTCCTCGTCCTCTTTATTCTCGTTGTCTGGTCGGTTTTTATCAACGCCCCCCTGGAAGCGCCCGCGAACCCTTCGCTGACGCCGAATCCCTCCAAGGCTCCCTGGTATTTTTTGGGACTACAGGAGCTCCTTGTGTACTTTGATCCGTGGATCGCCGGCGTCGTCCTTCCGTCGATCATCATTGTCGGGCTCATGATTATTCCGTACGTCGATATCAACGAAAAGGGGAACGGATACTATACCTTTAAGGATCGGAAATTTGCGATCCTTACATTTTGTTTCGGTTTCTTGATCCTCTGGGTTTCCCTTATCGTGCTGGGCACGTTCATGCGTGGACCTGGTTGGAATTTTTTCCTTCCGTGGGAGGATTGGGACCTTCATAAAGTGGTCGTCTTGAACAATGTCGATCTGTCCGAGTACTTCGGAATGCCGACCCACCATCCCGACAATAGCCTGAACATCGCGGCCTCGGTCTTCGGGTTTTTGTTCATCGCCGCTTTTTACGGCGGGCTCGGGGGATGGCACTACATGAAGTTCAGGAATTCCGACGTTGTCAAAAAACTTGGGCTCGGCCGTTACGCATTGGTTCTTGGACTCTTTTTGACAATGATGTTTGTCGTCTTGAAAATTGTGCTTCGCCTCGCGCCTCCTTTTTTGGGTGCATACCCGATAAAATATATCTGGGTGACCCCCTGGTTTAACGTGTAG
- a CDS encoding 4Fe-4S binding protein, with translation MSESVTAPQQPVSVAAPKKKKKSPLVAIIHPEGCTGCEVCIEFCPVDCLYKVPGPENPIDNFHNNVNGIVIVDEEVCIGCKLCAKYCPWEVIDMVKREDETAVSAAA, from the coding sequence ATGTCTGAATCTGTTACTGCACCGCAGCAGCCAGTTTCCGTTGCAGCGCCAAAGAAGAAGAAGAAATCACCTCTTGTTGCCATTATCCATCCCGAGGGATGCACGGGATGCGAAGTCTGCATTGAATTTTGTCCAGTCGATTGCCTCTATAAGGTCCCCGGCCCTGAAAATCCGATCGATAACTTCCACAACAACGTCAACGGGATTGTTATTGTCGACGAGGAAGTCTGTATAGGATGCAAGCTCTGTGCAAAGTATTGTCCGTGGGAGGTGATCGATATGGTGAAGCGTGAAGATGAAACTGCTGTTTCCGCCGCAGCGTAG
- a CDS encoding cbb3-type cytochrome c oxidase subunit I, with product MEGNHSHDHHLGFWRKYVFSQDHKVIGIQYGFTSLLFLLFGFTLMMIMRWQLAYPGQPIPIIGSWLGDDRAPQGIMLPEFYNQLGAMHGTIMVFLGIVPLAVGAFGNYVMPLQIGAPDMAFPKLNMMSYWVYFMGGVTMLTSFILPGGAANSGWTSYPPLSDIATVGQTVWLIGMVFLITSSLLGSVNFIVTIVQLRAKGLTFMRLPFFVWAQFVTSFLLLLAFPPLEAAGVLQLMDRLAGTSFFLPSGLVVTGQPLNVSGGGSPLLWQHLFWFLAHPEVYVLILPAMGIVAEVIANNTRKPLWGYRSMVYAAIFLGFMSFIVWAHHMFMTGMGTIISTFFQTTTMIISIPSIVILTALFISLWGGSIRFTTPMLFALAFLPMFGIGGLTGLPLGLSATDIPLHDTYYVIGHFHYVVAPGTIFALFAGIYHWFPKLTGRKMNETLGRIHFFGSFICMNAIFMPMFIVGLAGVSRRLWDGGAQYAHAQPVLHWNEFMSHGAWVLGVFQLFFIVNLFWSIRKGKKVEENYWHATTLEWATPTPPPHGNFVTVPEVYRPPYEYSVPGAKKDFIPQNQPMEA from the coding sequence ATGGAGGGCAACCACTCTCACGACCACCATCTCGGGTTCTGGCGAAAATATGTCTTTTCACAGGACCATAAAGTGATCGGCATTCAGTACGGATTTACGAGTCTTCTCTTTCTTCTTTTTGGCTTCACGCTCATGATGATCATGCGCTGGCAGCTCGCTTATCCCGGGCAGCCGATACCGATCATCGGTTCGTGGCTCGGAGATGACCGCGCTCCACAAGGTATCATGCTTCCGGAATTTTACAACCAACTCGGCGCGATGCACGGAACGATCATGGTCTTTCTTGGAATCGTCCCTCTCGCCGTCGGCGCCTTCGGAAATTACGTGATGCCCCTCCAGATCGGCGCGCCCGATATGGCCTTCCCGAAACTCAACATGATGAGTTACTGGGTCTACTTCATGGGGGGCGTCACGATGCTCACGAGTTTCATCCTGCCGGGGGGGGCGGCAAATTCCGGATGGACGTCGTATCCTCCTCTGTCAGACATCGCAACGGTAGGGCAGACCGTTTGGCTTATCGGAATGGTTTTTCTTATCACATCATCGCTGCTCGGTTCAGTGAATTTTATCGTGACGATCGTGCAGTTGAGAGCGAAAGGTTTGACGTTCATGCGGCTCCCGTTTTTTGTCTGGGCGCAGTTTGTAACGTCGTTCCTGCTTTTGCTCGCATTTCCGCCGCTCGAGGCGGCCGGCGTGCTCCAACTCATGGACCGGTTGGCGGGTACCAGCTTTTTCCTTCCGAGCGGTTTGGTTGTCACCGGACAGCCGTTGAACGTGAGCGGCGGCGGCAGTCCGCTTCTTTGGCAGCATCTCTTCTGGTTCCTTGCACATCCTGAGGTCTACGTTCTCATCTTGCCGGCGATGGGAATTGTTGCGGAAGTGATCGCCAACAACACGCGCAAGCCGTTGTGGGGTTACAGGTCGATGGTCTACGCGGCGATCTTTCTGGGCTTCATGTCCTTCATCGTCTGGGCGCATCACATGTTCATGACTGGAATGGGAACGATCATCAGCACGTTCTTCCAGACCACGACGATGATCATTTCCATCCCATCGATAGTTATTCTCACCGCTCTCTTCATTTCATTGTGGGGAGGGTCGATCCGGTTTACGACGCCGATGCTTTTTGCCCTTGCCTTTCTTCCGATGTTCGGCATCGGCGGATTGACGGGGCTGCCGTTAGGCTTGTCGGCGACGGATATTCCGTTGCACGATACGTATTATGTGATCGGCCACTTTCATTATGTTGTTGCACCGGGAACGATCTTCGCACTGTTTGCAGGCATTTATCATTGGTTCCCAAAACTGACCGGCCGCAAAATGAATGAGACGCTCGGCAGAATACACTTCTTCGGTTCGTTCATTTGCATGAACGCGATCTTCATGCCTATGTTCATTGTCGGTTTGGCCGGAGTGTCGCGGCGTTTGTGGGATGGGGGCGCCCAGTACGCTCATGCACAGCCGGTGTTGCATTGGAATGAATTCATGTCTCACGGCGCCTGGGTGCTCGGCGTGTTCCAGCTCTTCTTTATCGTGAATCTTTTCTGGAGCATTCGAAAAGGGAAGAAGGTGGAGGAGAATTACTGGCATGCGACGACGCTCGAATGGGCGACGCCGACTCCGCCGCCCCACGGAAATTTCGTTACCGTCCCCGAAGTATACCGCCCGCCGTACGAATACAGCGTACCCGGAGCGAAGAAGGATTTTATTCCGCAGAATCAACCGATGGAGGCCTAA
- a CDS encoding cytochrome c oxidase subunit 3 gives MEIPYTIKARPDTGLINAKLGIWLFLASEVMLFGALFSSYILLRVNAVEWPHHVLDVPLATVNTAVLITSSITMVMSWASLMTKEFGKFKRYLGATILLGFVFLIIKYFEYTHHFATGEIPSKSTFFAIYFTMTGLHGLHVIGGMIVNTYFWGPGSKMWKTEPERFTNRIEVAGLYWHFVDLVWIFLFPVLYLL, from the coding sequence ATGGAAATTCCCTACACAATTAAGGCACGACCGGACACCGGATTGATCAACGCCAAGCTTGGAATCTGGCTCTTCCTCGCATCGGAGGTAATGCTCTTTGGAGCGCTGTTCTCCTCATATATTTTGCTTCGTGTCAACGCTGTCGAATGGCCCCATCATGTCCTCGATGTTCCTCTCGCCACGGTCAATACGGCCGTACTCATCACTTCCAGTATCACGATGGTGATGTCGTGGGCCTCGCTGATGACGAAGGAATTCGGAAAGTTCAAACGATATTTGGGGGCGACGATTCTTCTCGGATTTGTCTTCCTGATCATCAAATATTTCGAATACACGCATCACTTCGCGACGGGCGAGATCCCGAGCAAGAGCACCTTCTTTGCGATCTATTTCACGATGACGGGGCTCCACGGCCTTCACGTGATCGGGGGAATGATCGTGAATACATATTTCTGGGGACCGGGGAGCAAAATGTGGAAAACAGAGCCAGAACGGTTCACGAACCGGATTGAGGTTGCGGGCCTTTACTGGCACTTCGTCGACCTGGTCTGGATATTCTTATTTCCTGTCCTCTATCTATTGTAG
- a CDS encoding carboxypeptidase regulatory-like domain-containing protein: protein MKTINAVVLAALLLCAASVYAGDITGKISFNGKQPVVPQIKMNADKQCLSMHPKPVNSEEVIVNDNGTLRNVFVYIKDGLNKKYDPPTEPVVLAQQGCQYHPHVFGIQAGQPLEIRNDDPLLHNIHALPKNSPQFNNAQPLKGMKMTKKFDKPEIMVKFKCEVHNWMNCYAGVTDNPFYAVSNDKGEFTIKGLPPGTYTVEAWHEKYGTQDIKVTVSDKAATANFQYAGK, encoded by the coding sequence ATGAAAACAATTAACGCGGTAGTTCTGGCGGCGCTGTTGCTCTGTGCAGCCTCGGTCTATGCCGGCGACATCACCGGAAAAATTTCTTTCAACGGCAAACAGCCGGTCGTTCCCCAAATCAAGATGAATGCGGACAAGCAATGCTTGTCGATGCACCCGAAACCCGTCAACTCGGAGGAGGTCATCGTCAACGACAACGGGACCCTGAGGAATGTATTTGTCTACATCAAGGATGGATTGAACAAGAAATACGATCCGCCGACAGAACCCGTTGTTTTAGCGCAACAGGGATGCCAGTACCATCCCCACGTGTTTGGGATCCAGGCAGGACAGCCGCTCGAGATCCGGAACGACGATCCGCTGCTTCACAACATCCATGCGCTTCCCAAGAACAGCCCGCAGTTCAACAATGCGCAGCCGCTGAAGGGAATGAAAATGACGAAAAAGTTCGACAAGCCGGAGATCATGGTGAAGTTCAAGTGCGAAGTGCACAATTGGATGAACTGCTACGCCGGCGTGACCGACAATCCGTTCTACGCCGTCTCCAACGACAAGGGAGAATTCACAATCAAGGGGCTGCCTCCCGGGACGTATACCGTCGAAGCATGGCATGAAAAATACGGCACACAGGACATCAAAGTGACCGTTTCTGACAAAGCGGCAACGGCGAATTTTCAATACGCAGGAAAATAG
- a CDS encoding SDR family NAD(P)-dependent oxidoreductase, whose translation MRLAHKVAVITGASRGIGRAAAKRFAREGAVVCLCARHTELLRAVSLEIMSEGGRSFFEQTDISDESQAEDFLSSCGKNFGAIDILVNNAGILGPRVPFSHYPSQEWAKVLSVNLDGLFFMTKHAIPFFSERGGSIINVSSTVGKVAKANWGAYGISKFATEGFTKALAEELRPHNIRVNALNPGPIATEMRHAAFPDEDPRTLKHPDDILEAFVYLASDESKHVTGQSIDAQHFTKG comes from the coding sequence ATGAGGCTCGCGCACAAAGTTGCCGTCATTACCGGAGCGTCGCGAGGAATCGGCCGGGCTGCCGCCAAGCGGTTTGCCCGCGAGGGGGCCGTTGTCTGCCTCTGCGCCCGACACACTGAACTGCTTCGCGCGGTGAGCCTTGAAATCATGTCCGAAGGGGGAAGATCGTTTTTCGAACAGACGGATATTTCTGATGAATCGCAGGCGGAAGATTTCTTGTCGTCGTGCGGGAAGAATTTCGGCGCTATCGACATCCTCGTAAACAACGCTGGTATTCTCGGCCCGCGCGTTCCCTTCTCGCATTACCCTTCCCAGGAATGGGCAAAAGTTCTTTCTGTAAATCTCGACGGCCTTTTCTTTATGACGAAACATGCGATCCCCTTCTTTTCCGAGCGCGGCGGATCGATCATCAACGTTTCATCGACGGTCGGAAAAGTTGCAAAAGCAAATTGGGGAGCCTACGGCATTTCGAAATTCGCGACTGAAGGGTTCACAAAAGCGTTGGCGGAAGAGTTGCGTCCTCACAATATCCGGGTCAACGCCCTCAATCCCGGACCGATCGCAACCGAAATGAGGCATGCGGCGTTCCCCGATGAAGATCCCCGCACACTGAAACACCCGGACGATATTCTTGAAGCGTTCGTCTACCTTGCTTCGGATGAATCGAAGCATGTGACAGGCCAGTCCATCGACGCACAACATTTTACGAAAGGCTGA
- a CDS encoding cytochrome c oxidase subunit II has translation MREFLHLPVDGSAHGPAIDNMLAVIHWLMLVLFVGWGAFFIYTLIRFRQKKNPVADYAGVKSHLSSYLEVAVALFEAVLLIGFAVPLWAKRVNNFPEEKDATVVRVVAEQFAWNVHYPGKDGVFGRTDISLVSDDNPIGLDRTDPNAKDDITTINQLHVPVNKPVIIRLSTKDVIHSFNLPTMRVKQDAIPGQVIPLWFTPTKTTDQMIAEMAEPFQLTAGDTSSKLFERIAIRNYVGTDSAVIVKKGDVFTPDVVKPLLDAGYTQVLAAPNVTTEIACAQLCGLGHYRMRGYLSVDTQEAYDAWMADQISQLPRDSTTAAK, from the coding sequence ATGAGAGAATTTCTGCACCTTCCCGTCGACGGTTCTGCGCACGGGCCGGCAATCGATAATATGCTGGCCGTCATCCACTGGCTCATGCTTGTGCTGTTTGTCGGATGGGGAGCGTTCTTCATCTATACGCTCATACGATTCCGGCAAAAGAAAAATCCGGTCGCCGATTATGCTGGAGTGAAAAGCCATTTGTCGAGCTATCTTGAGGTCGCCGTCGCTCTTTTCGAGGCAGTTCTTCTGATCGGATTTGCTGTCCCGCTCTGGGCAAAGCGTGTGAATAATTTCCCGGAGGAGAAAGACGCCACGGTGGTCCGCGTCGTCGCCGAACAGTTTGCATGGAACGTCCATTATCCCGGGAAGGACGGAGTGTTCGGACGAACCGATATTTCTCTCGTCTCGGATGACAATCCGATCGGACTCGACCGGACCGACCCGAATGCGAAAGATGATATTACGACGATCAATCAACTGCACGTTCCGGTGAATAAACCGGTCATCATCCGCTTATCGACGAAGGATGTTATTCACAGCTTCAATTTGCCGACGATGCGCGTGAAACAGGATGCAATTCCGGGGCAGGTCATACCACTCTGGTTCACTCCTACGAAAACTACGGACCAGATGATCGCTGAGATGGCCGAACCGTTTCAGCTTACCGCGGGCGATACATCGTCGAAATTGTTCGAGCGGATCGCGATCCGGAATTACGTCGGCACAGACAGCGCCGTTATCGTCAAGAAAGGGGACGTGTTCACTCCGGATGTTGTGAAGCCTCTCCTCGATGCCGGTTATACCCAGGTGCTTGCAGCGCCGAACGTGACGACAGAAATTGCCTGCGCTCAATTATGCGGACTCGGCCACTACCGCATGCGCGGATACCTGAGCGTCGACACACAAGAAGCCTACGACGCATGGATGGCGGATCAAATATCTCAACTTCCGCGCGATTCCACGACGGCGGCAAAGTAG